Proteins co-encoded in one Papaver somniferum cultivar HN1 chromosome 5, ASM357369v1, whole genome shotgun sequence genomic window:
- the LOC113284278 gene encoding 8-amino-7-oxononanoate synthase-like isoform X1 produces the protein MSSWDFWVEEALSKLESLKLLRSLRPIITNQNHELQSNEESLQTFHNLNCWDRSSVEIQISEPTFQNWIQNLPSSGDEIIPIRDNGDSIIGGGVGAQPQRLRKLVLFSGNDYLGLSSHPAVRKAAAEAVLKYGMGPRGSALICGYTSHHRLLESCLADLKKKEDCLLCPTGFAANMALMVALGSVGSLLADGKKPLKNEKVAIFSDALNHASIIDGIRLADRQQVQIYVYKHCDMVHLNTLLSSCTLQKKVVVSDGLFSMDGDFAPIKELAELRKKHGFLLVIDDAHGTLVCGKNGGGVAEEFNCESDVDICVGTLSKAAGCQGGFVACSKKWKQLLQSRGRSFIFSTALPVPIAAAAHAAIVVGKKEKWRRKAIWRRVQDFQALTKIPITSPIISLVVGSEENALIASKHLLESGFHVTAIRPPTVPANSCRLRVTLSAAHTVDDLIKLTTALSICIKFKDIGVVTNFYKADGYYAKL, from the exons ATGAGTTCTTGGGATTTCTGGGTAGAAGAAGCATTATCCAAACTCGAATCCCTAAAGCTTCTTCGTTCTCTCAGACCAATTATTactaatcaaaatcatgaatTACAATCAAACGAAGAATCTCTTCAAACATTTCATAATTTAAATTGCTGGGATCGATCTTCAgtagaaattcaaatttcagaaCCTACATTCCAGAATTGGATTCAGAATCTTCCCAGTTCCGGTGATGAAATCATTCCTATCAGAGATAATGGAGATTCAATCATAGGAGGAGGAGTAGGAGCTCAGCCGCAAAGGTTGAGAAAATTAGTGTTATTCTCTGGAAATGATTACTTAGGATTGAGTTCTCATCCAGCTGTTCGGAAAGCCGCAGCAGAG GCAGTATTGAAGTATGGAATGGGTCCAAGAGGTTCAGCTTTGATTTGTGGGTATACTAGTCACCATAGATTACTCGAGTCATGTTTGGCGGATCTCAAGAAGAAAGAG GATTGTCTTCTCTGTCCTACTGGCTTTGCAGCTAATATGGCTTTGATGGTAGCACTAGGAAGTGTTGGTTCACTCCTAGCCGATGGCAAAAAACCATTAAAGAATGAGAAGGTTGCTATTTTCTCTGATGCTCTGAACCATGCATCAATCATTGACGGTATTCGCCTTGCTGACCGACAACAAGTTCAGATCTATGTTTATAAACACTGTGACATGGTCCACCTAAATACTTTGTT ATCAAGTTGCACACTGCAGAAAAAAGTCGTTGTCAGCGATGG GTTGTTCAGTATGGATGGAGATTTTGCACCAATTAAAGAGCTTGCGGAGCTTCGAAAGAAGCATGGCTTTTTGTTGGTCATCGATGAT GCTCATGGAACACTTGTTTGTGGAAAGAATGGTGGGGGAGTTGCAGAGGAGTTCAACTGTGAAAGTGATGTGGATATATGCGTAGGGACCTTGAGTAAGGCTGCCGGATGCCAAGGTGGATTCGTAGCTTGCAG CAAAAAGTGGAAGCAGCTCTTACAATCCAGAGGCCGTTCTTTCATATTTTCAACTGCTTTGCCAGTGcctattgctgctgctgcacacG CTGCTATTGTTGTGGGGAAAAAGGAGAAGTGGCGGAGAAAAGCAATTTGGAGAAGGGTTCAAGATTTTCAAGCTCTCACCAAGATACCCATTACCAGTCCAATCATTTCTCTCGTTGTTGGAAGTGAAGAAAATGCTCTTATTGCGAGTAAGCATCTTCTGGAATCTGGTTTCCATGTGACAGCCATAAGGCCTCCAACAGTGCCTGCTAACTCCTGCAG GTTAAGAGTAACTCTTAGTGCAGCGCACACTGTAGACGATCTGATAAAGCTGACAACTGCTCTCTCCATATGCATCAAGTTCAAAGACATTGGTGTTGTCACGAACTTCTACAAAGCAGATGGGTACTATGCAAAGCTGTAG
- the LOC113284278 gene encoding 8-amino-7-oxononanoate synthase-like isoform X2 has translation MGPRGSALICGYTSHHRLLESCLADLKKKEDCLLCPTGFAANMALMVALGSVGSLLADGKKPLKNEKVAIFSDALNHASIIDGIRLADRQQVQIYVYKHCDMVHLNTLLSSCTLQKKVVVSDGLFSMDGDFAPIKELAELRKKHGFLLVIDDAHGTLVCGKNGGGVAEEFNCESDVDICVGTLSKAAGCQGGFVACSKKWKQLLQSRGRSFIFSTALPVPIAAAAHAAIVVGKKEKWRRKAIWRRVQDFQALTKIPITSPIISLVVGSEENALIASKHLLESGFHVTAIRPPTVPANSCRLRVTLSAAHTVDDLIKLTTALSICIKFKDIGVVTNFYKADGYYAKL, from the exons ATGGGTCCAAGAGGTTCAGCTTTGATTTGTGGGTATACTAGTCACCATAGATTACTCGAGTCATGTTTGGCGGATCTCAAGAAGAAAGAG GATTGTCTTCTCTGTCCTACTGGCTTTGCAGCTAATATGGCTTTGATGGTAGCACTAGGAAGTGTTGGTTCACTCCTAGCCGATGGCAAAAAACCATTAAAGAATGAGAAGGTTGCTATTTTCTCTGATGCTCTGAACCATGCATCAATCATTGACGGTATTCGCCTTGCTGACCGACAACAAGTTCAGATCTATGTTTATAAACACTGTGACATGGTCCACCTAAATACTTTGTT ATCAAGTTGCACACTGCAGAAAAAAGTCGTTGTCAGCGATGG GTTGTTCAGTATGGATGGAGATTTTGCACCAATTAAAGAGCTTGCGGAGCTTCGAAAGAAGCATGGCTTTTTGTTGGTCATCGATGAT GCTCATGGAACACTTGTTTGTGGAAAGAATGGTGGGGGAGTTGCAGAGGAGTTCAACTGTGAAAGTGATGTGGATATATGCGTAGGGACCTTGAGTAAGGCTGCCGGATGCCAAGGTGGATTCGTAGCTTGCAG CAAAAAGTGGAAGCAGCTCTTACAATCCAGAGGCCGTTCTTTCATATTTTCAACTGCTTTGCCAGTGcctattgctgctgctgcacacG CTGCTATTGTTGTGGGGAAAAAGGAGAAGTGGCGGAGAAAAGCAATTTGGAGAAGGGTTCAAGATTTTCAAGCTCTCACCAAGATACCCATTACCAGTCCAATCATTTCTCTCGTTGTTGGAAGTGAAGAAAATGCTCTTATTGCGAGTAAGCATCTTCTGGAATCTGGTTTCCATGTGACAGCCATAAGGCCTCCAACAGTGCCTGCTAACTCCTGCAG GTTAAGAGTAACTCTTAGTGCAGCGCACACTGTAGACGATCTGATAAAGCTGACAACTGCTCTCTCCATATGCATCAAGTTCAAAGACATTGGTGTTGTCACGAACTTCTACAAAGCAGATGGGTACTATGCAAAGCTGTAG